GCGTATATCCCTATATGCATATACGCGAATGTTTGATTAAGCTAGACTTTTGCTTTGCGATGAAAAAATACATAGAAAAGTATTTTTAATAGTGTGATGTTTAATTTAGTGTATCAAGACTCTACTTCACTAGGTATTTTAATTGTGATGTTGCATATGAAAAAGACGTAAAAACCACTAATCCTTCAAAAAAACGCTACTCCCGAAGATCAAAGACAAGCAGCGGTATTCCTGTACTCAGACGATTATTTAGACGAGGTGACGGGTAATCCCCCATCTCAATTCGTCTGAGCGCCTCTTTTCTGAATGGTTTTCAAAGAAATAGTACCCAAAGAGTAGAAAAGAATAGAAAAGAATAGAAAAGATTGCCGCAGAATAGGATGGGTAGGCTATGGAACAGACGATTTCTATAGAGCCCTGGTTTGATTAAACGTTCTTCTTGGCCCCCTTTATTAGCGCATAAAAAAGAATCCCATTTAATGAAGGATCGCTCAAATTGGATTCTTTCGGTGCGATTTAGTATGCAGTTATTAGAAATATTGTACTATGCTTGTTAATGATATTTACATTGAATGATATAGATGTTTTTTTCATCAATGGTATAAACAAGGCGATCCTTTTCATTAATACGTCTCGACCAATAACCTGCAAAGTCAAAACGTAGCGGCTCTGGCTTACCTATACCTTCGTGCCCATTACGCTGGATATCTTGGATTAACGAATTAATTCGTTTCACTGTTTTTTTGTCTTCCGTTTGCCAAGCGGTGTATTCTGACCATGCTTGCTCTGAAAAAACAACATTCATTTAGTCAACCTCAAATAATTTGTTATTCACAACAAATCCTTCTACTAACTGTTTCTTCGATTTCTCAAGCATTGCACGGTTTACACCATTACCTAATAAATGAACGCTCTCCATTAGATTGTTATACTCCTCGGCAGAAATCATGACAACATTTTGCTCATTCTTTCTCGTCACGATGATTGTTTCAAAATCGTTTGTGACACGATCCATGTAGCCTTTTAAATTATTGCGTAATGAAGAATAATTAACTGCTTCCATTCGAATCAGCTTCCTTTCTTCTGTTGTACGATATTTTGTACAATACATCGAGGTTTTATACCCAATTTTGAAAAAGAAATCTTGAACGATGCTGTTCCGTTATTTCGAAAAAGAAATGAAACCGTTTATTACACAGCAATTCATCACAAAATAATAAACGGTAAGAAGGCGCTGTCCCAAAAGTCATTATAGAGTATTACTTAAATACAAAAAACAGTGTCTTGTTCAGTATAATTTGTCTATATCTATTTGAAACTTATTCATAGAATGAAGAGAGGGGGCATCCTATTGATTCCTAGTCATTTCATTTGCCTTCTACAATAATTGATAGGAGGTTATATTTTGTCTAATCTATTACCAGATTTAAAAAAGTTTATCAATAGAAACATGTTTTTACGCTTAGTCTCATTGGACTCGGTTGAAGGACTTTTGACTCAAGTGAATGAAACGAACAGGACAGTATTGATTAGTAATGAAAATGGAATAAACGAGGTTGGAATTGATGAGATTATTTCTTTTTTTGTTATTGCTTTTGCCTACGCTACAGACTTCACATTTGATAGGGTACATGTGATTAATACGTTCAACAACACCGCTCTAACTAGTATTCCAGTTATGAGTGATCCTATTGGTGTTGCGATTACTCCTAATGGTCTTCGCGCTTATATTGTAAACAATGGTTCTAGTACTGTCTCTGTCATTGATACGGTAAGCAATACTACCATTACCACTATTCAAGTAGGAGTAAGTCCTAGAAAAATAGCTATATCAGCGAATGGTACCCGTGCATATGTTACAAACTTTGCTTCTAATACTGTCTCTGTCATCAATACAGACACCAACACGGTCATGAGTACTATCCCAATTGGAAACAACACCTTTCCCGATGGAATCGCTATCACACCTAATGGTACTCGCCTTTATGTTACGACCGCGGGCACGAATTCGGTCACTGTTATAAACGCTAGCAATAGAACCATCATCGGTACTATTCCAGTTGGAGATTTTCCTGAAAATATTGCGATTACACCTAATGGTCTTCGTGCATATGTTGTAAACTCGGGTTCAAGTACGGTTTCTGTTATCAATACGGCTACCAACACCGTCATCGGTACTATTCAAGTTGGCACTAATCCTGTTAGTATTGCAATTACTCCAGATGGTACCCGTGCATATGTTGGAAATAGGGGCCCAGGAACACCTCCTTCCGCAACCGTCTCGGTGATAAACACAGCTACGAACACTGTCATTGATACTATCCAATTTGTTGGTCAGACAAACGCTAATGATATCGCGATTGCCCCTGGTGGATTCCGAGCTTATTTTACACGTTTTGGCGGGGGCGTTGGAAAAATTAATACGATTAACAACACTGAAATCCCACCATTAATTCCAACTGGAAACAGTCTTAGAGGTATTGCTATTACACCGACAATGTTTTAAAATTTCTAGCCAAGTATCTAAATGAATACATCCGGTTATTCCTGTACTATGGAGTAATCGGACCACTATTCATTTTATAAATCTCTATAAACAGTTAAGTCAGGTAGATCACTTCAACTTTGCTCACTATAATAAGCAGCAGGCAAATTTATTATTGGAGCAAGCACGCAACGAGAAGTATCGGTTTTACTAGGAGTTTCTTCTATTATATAGTGCATTTATAAAAACGCATCCACATCACTCGTTCGGAGGTTGATGTAATGCTCCATAATCGTCTGGTGTGATTTATGGCCAGACTGTTTGGCAATGGTCGGGATATCAGCCCCCTTTTGGTACATGGCGGTGATCTGTGTTTTGCGGAATGTGTACGGCGCAAAGCCCAGCCAGTTGTGAATGGATTGCGCGTAGCTGTCCTCATGAATTTGCCGACTTGTGTGGTTGCCCCATTTGTCTGCTGCCCCAACAAAGTAATCATCCGGCTGTAGCTCGTACACATTGGTATACTTCTTCACGGCTTGCACGCATTCCAGTGTGAGGCGTTTTTCTTTCATTTCACCTTGTTTGATCATCATGACATGCACCGAGCGATTGTCGAAATCAAAGTCACTCACTTTCAGCCGAACCATTTCGGATGGGCGGTTCGCTGTAATCAAGTTCACAAGGCAAATGGCACGCTTACGAATATCGGCTTTCTTAATCGTGTCATACCGGTCAATCAGACGCAGCACATCATTTTGATTTTCGGCGCGCACCCCTCGTTGTGGTTTTAGGCGTAAATATTGTTCATCGTTATAAAGCTGACGCAGTAAATGAATTCGTTCTTGCTGCTCCATTGTCATTTGTTGGTCATGCTGATTCATGAGCCAATACTTCACCCCGGCTAGTCGGCGATTAAATGTTGACAGCTTTACGTGCTGCTGTGTGATGGATTCATGTAAGTAGAGCTCCAATGCATCAAAATCCACTGGCAAATAAAAATCTTCGCAAAACTTCGCAAAGCTTCGGAAGTTGGAGGCATACATGCGTAGTTTTTTATCTTTTACCGACTGAATGGTTTTTTCTGCCTCTTGCGTCATTTTGAATCGATTCAATGAAAATAAATTCTCTTCCATTCTTTTCCCTCCTGCGCAACCTTCCCCCTCCAATTTGAGGGATGGTTCAATTTTTTCACACGAACATACGTTTCTTCAATTATAGCATTCTCAACCTAGGATAACCATTATTTTCATAGGTTGAAAGCATATTTTTTTCTTGCTAAATTTCTTTATTCTTAAGTAAATAAAACAAGATAAAATTAAATTATTTTATTTAAAATAAAAAATAATATGTATTTATATCAAGAATAAATTCATTTATAATTTAATTACATAATACAGATTCAAGAAATGAGGATTTACGATGAGTGAACAAAAAAAGGTAAAGGTTTCTAAGCAACGTCAAATGACCATTCCAAAAATTTATTTTGATGCTTTAGGAATTCAAGAAGAAGTAACGGTCGAGATGACTGACGAAGGACTGCTCATCAAACCGGTTGTGAAAATCCCCGATGATTTTGCGGAGCAACTATTAGAAAGTATGATTGCCAAAGGATTAAGTGGACAAGAACTACTCGATAAATTTAAAGAAGCAAAAAATAATACCGGCTGGACTCGATTCAAACCAGAACAGACAGATGGTACTATATAATAGAAGAAACTCAATGTAAATTGGACGTGATGAGATGGAAATTATCAAAATCCCCGTCGATGCAGCGCGTATTAGTAGCACCACTAGTAAAGGGGATCAATCAAAGTGCGTACCTTCCCCCTACTTGCTTCACTTGATATGTAAGTTTACAATCACTGGGGCATTTTACGTATAACACATGGGGTTATGGCTGATGATGACATTTGGCTAAGATTTAACGGGGAATGCTTAACGCATCGTGATGTATGCCTAAGAAAAGATTTGTATTATCCAGAAGAGGTTCCTTTTACTGCTATTCTACAATAATAAGAAACGCGCTCAGACGTATCGACGAAGACTTTTATGGGACATTATTTCGATGTAGCTGAGCGTTTACTTTTAGTATCTATTTTTTAGGGTTCAATGCAAACCATTTGAAAGCTGTCTTTTTGTTTTTTACCTTTGAATAATCATTCCTTTTTATATATTTTATGTATCAGAATTATTTACATTTCCTATTTTATTTGTTCCGATGCTTAAAAGTTTATTAATCGATTATAATCGATTAATTTTTTTCTATATAGATGATCGATTAATGAGGGTTTTAGATAGAAGTAAAT
The window above is part of the Solibacillus sp. FSL H8-0538 genome. Proteins encoded here:
- a CDS encoding Txe/YoeB family addiction module toxin, whose product is MNVVFSEQAWSEYTAWQTEDKKTVKRINSLIQDIQRNGHEGIGKPEPLRFDFAGYWSRRINEKDRLVYTIDEKNIYIIQCKYH
- a CDS encoding YncE family protein, whose protein sequence is MSNLLPDLKKFINRNMFLRLVSLDSVEGLLTQVNETNRTVLISNENGINEVGIDEIISFFVIAFAYATDFTFDRVHVINTFNNTALTSIPVMSDPIGVAITPNGLRAYIVNNGSSTVSVIDTVSNTTITTIQVGVSPRKIAISANGTRAYVTNFASNTVSVINTDTNTVMSTIPIGNNTFPDGIAITPNGTRLYVTTAGTNSVTVINASNRTIIGTIPVGDFPENIAITPNGLRAYVVNSGSSTVSVINTATNTVIGTIQVGTNPVSIAITPDGTRAYVGNRGPGTPPSATVSVINTATNTVIDTIQFVGQTNANDIAIAPGGFRAYFTRFGGGVGKINTINNTEIPPLIPTGNSLRGIAITPTMF
- a CDS encoding type II toxin-antitoxin system Phd/YefM family antitoxin, translated to MEAVNYSSLRNNLKGYMDRVTNDFETIIVTRKNEQNVVMISAEEYNNLMESVHLLGNGVNRAMLEKSKKQLVEGFVVNNKLFEVD
- a CDS encoding tyrosine-type recombinase/integrase, with amino-acid sequence MNRFKMTQEAEKTIQSVKDKKLRMYASNFRSFAKFCEDFYLPVDFDALELYLHESITQQHVKLSTFNRRLAGVKYWLMNQHDQQMTMEQQERIHLLRQLYNDEQYLRLKPQRGVRAENQNDVLRLIDRYDTIKKADIRKRAICLVNLITANRPSEMVRLKVSDFDFDNRSVHVMMIKQGEMKEKRLTLECVQAVKKYTNVYELQPDDYFVGAADKWGNHTSRQIHEDSYAQSIHNWLGFAPYTFRKTQITAMYQKGADIPTIAKQSGHKSHQTIMEHYINLRTSDVDAFL
- a CDS encoding AbrB/MazE/SpoVT family DNA-binding domain-containing protein — protein: MSEQKKVKVSKQRQMTIPKIYFDALGIQEEVTVEMTDEGLLIKPVVKIPDDFAEQLLESMIAKGLSGQELLDKFKEAKNNTGWTRFKPEQTDGTI